One part of the Tenacibaculum sp. 190130A14a genome encodes these proteins:
- a CDS encoding LytTR family DNA-binding domain-containing protein, with protein MKLNPSVEHHTIVAIVLTIWSFLFSILARPFEHGYMDLKIWLKVSTGFGLAIFISYFIISLVQKSVFNKTKKWTLLNEICIYILLYTIYTIITYTFYKSSIIKGIYHFSEFFFNISINVFLILTPIIVIARKYTLKLILHKETNEITIKGTNKLDFLKIKQAELVCISNAQNYVEIFYMENEELKTKLIRSTLKKIQTDFDFLLQIHRSHLINPTHFKSWKDTNTIFVAQLELPVSKSYKNNLLNL; from the coding sequence TTGGAGCTTCTTGTTTAGTATTTTAGCGAGGCCCTTTGAACATGGTTATATGGATTTAAAAATATGGCTAAAAGTAAGTACAGGGTTTGGTCTTGCTATTTTTATAAGTTACTTTATTATAAGTCTAGTACAAAAAAGTGTTTTTAATAAAACTAAAAAATGGACACTTCTTAATGAAATTTGTATCTACATTCTTCTATACACCATTTATACAATTATCACCTACACTTTTTATAAAAGTTCAATCATAAAAGGGATTTATCATTTCTCTGAGTTTTTTTTCAACATCAGTATTAATGTTTTTTTAATTCTAACTCCAATAATAGTTATAGCAAGGAAATATACACTTAAACTAATTCTTCATAAAGAAACCAACGAAATTACCATTAAAGGAACCAATAAACTAGATTTCTTAAAAATTAAACAAGCTGAATTGGTATGTATTTCCAATGCACAAAATTATGTAGAAATCTTCTACATGGAAAATGAAGAACTAAAAACAAAATTGATTCGTAGTACCTTGAAAAAAATTCAAACAGATTTTGATTTTCTTCTCCAAATTCATAGGTCACATTTAATCAATCCAACGCATTTTAAATCGTGGAAAGACACGAATACAATCTTCGTTGCTCAACTGGAACTTCCTGTTTCAAAAAGCTATAAAAACAACCTACTTAACCTATAA
- a CDS encoding DUF2306 domain-containing protein: MKRLLWLIFICLCLFIGITRPLKYFLADGPIDLLAMKPEEVLNSIIYKVSFFIHIAFGGIALLIGWIQFIGKIRNKYPSFHRIIGKIYVGAIFIAGPVGFYIGFFARGGLPTEIGFTFGALLWIAATYMGYRTIRKGDVAAHKEYMTYSYAGTFAAVTLRFWLPMLISITKNFDLAYGISVWLSWIPNFFVAYLIIHKKDTVRYYYKKYKIEFVLKGTAAIAVIMLILSYTSLQTWFYSKPSFQGTAITKKAIDDTSYFTKEKFKEIRTYLKEESETTSMMVLENGKVVFEYGDVSEISNIKDSKAGFISLLFGKYVEDSTINLHETLKANNINEYNGLLPIEKQATIENLLTSTSGVLYPKNQRYIYTFPRERERGSVKPGDYFMINNWDYNVASSILQGKTRNNLHWELENQLAIPLEFEDWNIKNQYTTRDLKKSMFTSYQMHLSTRDMAKIGQLLLQKGAWKGKQVVSENWIDKITSSVISKDSVRVRLGRDISSPMQQSYGYSWWLFERFYDNPDFEGAYTSWDRSGQFITVIPKRNVVIAHKTKLDYLTHTNLSDRTKTPSWRYWWIVRKLMLNRKLIATLAPKKSTEEILEFIKREYNKDSEYAISERLINEYGQSLAEKGNYKDAIKFFELNLKLYPNHGYYTHRIYNYYGNSLLKLNRKEDALKAFEQSLKWNSDNPEAKKMIEQLNATP; the protein is encoded by the coding sequence ATGAAGAGATTATTATGGCTCATTTTTATTTGCCTTTGTTTATTTATTGGTATTACAAGACCACTAAAATATTTTCTCGCCGATGGTCCAATTGACCTATTGGCTATGAAACCCGAAGAAGTACTCAACAGTATAATATACAAAGTTTCATTTTTTATACATATTGCTTTTGGAGGGATTGCTTTACTAATTGGTTGGATACAATTTATAGGTAAAATTAGAAACAAGTATCCATCCTTTCATAGAATCATAGGTAAAATATATGTAGGTGCTATTTTTATAGCTGGCCCTGTTGGATTTTATATAGGGTTCTTTGCAAGAGGTGGATTACCGACTGAAATAGGTTTTACCTTTGGAGCTCTTTTATGGATTGCAGCAACATACATGGGCTACAGAACTATTCGAAAAGGAGATGTCGCAGCTCATAAAGAATATATGACCTATAGTTATGCCGGTACTTTTGCTGCGGTAACACTGCGATTTTGGTTACCAATGTTAATTTCAATTACCAAAAATTTTGACTTAGCTTATGGAATTTCTGTTTGGTTAAGTTGGATTCCTAATTTTTTTGTAGCTTATTTGATCATCCATAAAAAAGATACTGTGCGCTACTATTATAAAAAGTATAAAATTGAATTTGTCTTAAAAGGAACTGCCGCTATTGCCGTTATTATGCTTATTTTATCATATACAAGCTTACAAACTTGGTTTTATAGCAAACCTTCTTTCCAAGGCACAGCTATAACAAAGAAAGCCATTGATGATACTTCCTACTTTACTAAAGAAAAATTTAAAGAGATACGTACCTATTTAAAAGAAGAATCAGAGACCACGAGTATGATGGTATTAGAAAATGGTAAAGTGGTATTTGAATATGGAGATGTTTCTGAAATTAGTAATATCAAAGATTCTAAAGCAGGATTTATAAGTTTACTTTTCGGAAAATATGTAGAAGACAGCACGATTAATTTACACGAAACACTGAAAGCGAATAATATCAACGAATACAATGGATTGTTACCTATTGAAAAACAAGCTACCATAGAAAACCTTCTTACCTCAACATCAGGTGTATTGTATCCAAAAAACCAAAGGTACATTTATACGTTTCCAAGAGAACGAGAACGAGGAAGTGTAAAACCAGGTGACTATTTTATGATAAATAATTGGGATTATAATGTTGCTAGTTCAATTCTTCAGGGTAAAACGAGAAACAATCTTCATTGGGAGTTAGAAAATCAATTGGCTATTCCACTGGAATTTGAAGATTGGAATATCAAAAATCAATATACGACTAGAGATTTAAAAAAATCGATGTTTACCTCGTATCAAATGCATCTTTCTACTAGAGACATGGCTAAAATAGGACAACTTCTTTTACAAAAAGGAGCTTGGAAAGGTAAACAAGTCGTTTCAGAAAATTGGATTGATAAAATAACTTCTTCTGTAATTTCTAAAGATTCTGTAAGAGTAAGATTGGGGAGAGATATCTCTAGTCCAATGCAACAATCATATGGATATTCTTGGTGGCTTTTTGAACGTTTTTATGATAATCCTGATTTTGAAGGAGCCTATACTTCATGGGATCGATCTGGGCAGTTCATTACCGTGATACCAAAAAGAAATGTGGTAATTGCGCATAAAACCAAACTAGATTATTTAACGCACACCAATCTTTCTGACAGAACCAAAACCCCTTCATGGCGCTATTGGTGGATTGTAAGAAAGCTGATGCTCAATAGAAAACTAATCGCAACACTAGCACCAAAAAAATCTACAGAAGAAATTCTAGAATTTATTAAGCGTGAGTATAACAAGGATTCTGAATATGCTATTTCAGAACGCCTGATTAATGAGTACGGTCAATCTCTTGCTGAGAAAGGGAATTATAAAGATGCTATTAAATTCTTTGAACTTAATTTAAAGCTATATCCTAATCATGGTTACTATACCCATCGTATTTACAATTATTACGGTAATAGTTTGCTAAAACTAAATAGGAAAGAAGACGCTTTAAAAGCTTTTGAGCAATCACTCAAATGGAATTCCGATAATCCGGAAGCCAAAAAAATGATCGAGCAACTGAACGCTACTCCATAA
- the trxB gene encoding thioredoxin-disulfide reductase, which produces MAEKIKCLIIGSGPAGYTAAIYAARADMKPVMYTGMQMGGQLTTTTEVDNFPGYPNGTDGTAMMEDLKSQAERFGTDVRFGMVTKVELSNEEGGIHKVMVDETTEIEAETVIISTGATAKYLGLESEQRLIGGGVSACATCDGFFYKGQDVIVVGAGDTAAEEATYLANICSKVTMLVRKDYMRASKAMQHRVNKTENIEVLYNTEIDEVLGDNVVEGVRAVNNQTGDKKDIPVTGVFIAIGHTPNTQLFKGVLDMDDTGYLITKGKSTKTNLPGVFAAGDVQDKEYRQAVTAAGTGCMAALDAERYLGALE; this is translated from the coding sequence ATGGCAGAAAAAATAAAATGTTTGATTATCGGTTCAGGTCCTGCAGGTTATACAGCGGCAATCTATGCAGCTAGAGCAGATATGAAACCAGTGATGTATACAGGAATGCAAATGGGAGGGCAGTTAACAACAACTACAGAGGTTGATAATTTCCCTGGATATCCAAATGGAACTGATGGTACAGCTATGATGGAAGATTTAAAAAGTCAGGCAGAGCGTTTTGGTACTGATGTTCGTTTTGGAATGGTTACTAAAGTGGAACTTTCTAATGAAGAAGGAGGAATTCATAAAGTAATGGTTGATGAGACTACAGAAATAGAAGCTGAAACAGTAATTATTTCTACAGGAGCAACTGCAAAATATTTAGGATTAGAAAGTGAACAACGTTTAATTGGTGGTGGAGTTTCTGCTTGTGCTACTTGTGACGGGTTCTTTTATAAAGGACAAGATGTAATTGTTGTTGGAGCAGGAGACACTGCTGCAGAAGAAGCTACATATTTAGCTAACATTTGTAGCAAGGTTACTATGTTGGTTCGTAAAGATTACATGCGTGCTTCAAAAGCAATGCAACACCGTGTAAATAAAACAGAAAATATTGAAGTATTATACAATACGGAGATTGATGAAGTTTTAGGAGACAATGTTGTAGAAGGTGTACGTGCTGTAAACAATCAAACAGGTGATAAGAAAGATATTCCAGTAACTGGGGTATTTATTGCAATTGGTCATACACCAAACACGCAATTATTTAAAGGTGTGTTAGATATGGATGATACAGGATATTTAATCACTAAAGGAAAGTCTACAAAAACAAATTTACCTGGGGTATTTGCTGCTGGTGATGTACAAGATAAAGAGTACCGTCAGGCGGTTACTGCTGCTGGTACAGGATGTATGGCTGCTTTAGATGCTGAACGTTATTTAGGTGCTTTAGAATAA
- a CDS encoding WG repeat-containing protein, with translation MKTIVVSLLILASGFSYGQGNGLYRFQSENDKYGFMDKNGKIKIKAEYLKVSDFSEGLCAVSKKVIKKGYKWIFIDTLGNKVFDIKNNFPETGFSEGFARISSFEEHWFVNKKGVNEFEKTWKDGDGEFRNGIAYVSDKEFSDFYPINTKGKRIDSKTFSRIEIYDLRENDSLESKNKMDFRSDNFIPFQKNDLWGFKDNSNNVIIKPQFYKIDEFKNGVCAVRIEKRVFETTNDYFFDTLIDEKGKTLIKIEMHCYMGFQGELIEFYGAPHFGGGIHYLNKKGKKIIPME, from the coding sequence TTGAAAACAATAGTAGTATCACTTCTGATTTTAGCCTCAGGATTTTCCTATGGACAAGGAAATGGGCTTTATAGATTCCAATCCGAAAATGACAAGTACGGATTTATGGATAAAAACGGAAAAATTAAAATAAAAGCAGAATATCTCAAGGTTAGTGATTTCAGCGAGGGACTTTGTGCTGTTTCCAAAAAAGTTATAAAAAAAGGTTATAAATGGATTTTTATTGACACTTTAGGAAATAAAGTTTTCGATATTAAGAATAATTTTCCAGAAACAGGATTTAGTGAGGGTTTTGCAAGAATTTCAAGTTTTGAAGAACATTGGTTCGTAAATAAAAAAGGAGTAAACGAATTTGAAAAAACTTGGAAAGATGGAGATGGGGAATTTAGAAATGGAATTGCATATGTGAGTGACAAGGAATTCTCCGATTTTTATCCTATAAATACAAAAGGAAAAAGAATTGACTCAAAAACTTTTTCAAGAATAGAAATCTATGACTTAAGAGAAAATGATAGTTTAGAATCAAAAAATAAAATGGATTTTAGGTCCGATAATTTTATTCCTTTTCAAAAAAATGACCTTTGGGGTTTTAAAGACAATTCAAACAATGTAATTATTAAACCTCAATTTTATAAAATAGATGAATTTAAAAATGGAGTATGTGCAGTAAGAATTGAAAAACGTGTATTTGAAACTACTAACGACTATTTTTTTGATACTCTGATTGACGAAAAAGGAAAAACTCTTATTAAAATAGAAATGCATTGCTATATGGGGTTTCAAGGAGAATTGATAGAATTTTATGGAGCACCTCATTTTGGAGGAGGAATTCATTATTTAAATAAAAAAGGAAAAAAAATAATACCAATGGAATAA
- a CDS encoding response regulator transcription factor: MKTFRCILADDEPIARQILENYIQDIPNLELVASCKNAFEVMEVLQKETIDVLFLDINMPKLSGISLLKTMQHRPEVIITTAYPEYAIEGFELSVTDYLLKPFSLERFLQSIAKLNKNVMLEKRVVSSEVSKEQSIFVKSDKKTIKLYFDEITHIEAYGNYIKIFADEMILTPLTLSDFLIKLSSDFIRIHKSYVVNFNHLKLIDGNQFVLRNNVKLPIGKSYRKLVAEKVNN, translated from the coding sequence ATGAAAACATTTCGATGTATATTGGCAGATGACGAGCCTATTGCTCGTCAAATACTTGAAAATTATATACAGGATATTCCCAACCTAGAGTTAGTGGCTTCTTGTAAAAATGCATTTGAAGTAATGGAGGTTTTACAAAAGGAAACTATTGATGTGCTGTTTTTAGATATTAATATGCCTAAGTTGTCTGGAATTAGTTTGTTGAAAACAATGCAACATAGACCAGAAGTTATCATTACAACAGCCTATCCAGAGTATGCTATTGAAGGTTTTGAATTATCAGTTACCGATTATTTATTAAAGCCTTTTTCTTTAGAACGTTTTTTACAATCAATCGCAAAATTGAATAAAAATGTAATGCTAGAAAAAAGGGTGGTTTCTTCAGAAGTTTCTAAAGAACAATCAATATTTGTAAAAAGTGATAAAAAGACGATTAAACTTTATTTTGATGAAATAACGCATATTGAGGCTTATGGGAATTATATCAAGATTTTTGCTGATGAAATGATCTTGACACCATTGACTTTATCAGATTTTTTAATAAAACTTTCAAGTGACTTTATACGTATTCACAAATCATATGTGGTCAATTTTAATCATTTAAAGTTAATAGATGGGAATCAGTTTGTATTGCGAAATAACGTGAAGCTTCCCATAGGAAAGTCATATAGGAAATTGGTTGCAGAAAAGGTTAACAACTAG
- a CDS encoding sensor histidine kinase, with the protein MSKFDALIDNKIFQNIAVWGVLFFLIAFTITADNKWMASLFVIGILAPPIYVSNFYILPYFKNKPWVFLGLFLLNTVIFSAISVYIVGLVLGQQQFKSYINFLGILLLALTFGAALKIARDSFVRRQEEKKAELHLLKAQLNPHFLFNTLNNLYGLSVIKSDKLPNLMLKLSDLLRYSLYDTSSVFVSLEKEIKYLENYISLEKIRLENVEIEMSIQGAISNKKIAPMLLIVFVENAFKHLGGKDERVEVSMIVNENSLHFSCMNTKENMPSENLETGKSGIGLKNAKKRLTLLYPNNHTLTVKNKENSFLVDLKLNF; encoded by the coding sequence ATGTCAAAATTTGATGCCCTTATTGATAATAAAATTTTCCAAAACATAGCTGTTTGGGGAGTACTGTTTTTTCTGATTGCTTTTACCATTACTGCAGATAATAAATGGATGGCTTCGTTGTTTGTAATTGGAATTTTAGCTCCACCTATTTATGTAAGTAACTTTTATATTTTACCCTATTTTAAAAATAAACCTTGGGTATTTTTAGGGCTATTTCTTTTAAATACGGTAATATTTTCGGCGATATCGGTTTATATCGTAGGATTGGTTTTAGGGCAACAACAATTTAAATCATATATCAATTTTTTAGGCATTTTATTATTAGCATTAACTTTTGGGGCAGCCTTAAAAATAGCTAGAGATAGTTTTGTGAGAAGACAAGAGGAAAAGAAAGCAGAGTTACACTTATTAAAAGCACAGTTGAATCCTCATTTTTTGTTTAATACTTTGAATAATTTGTATGGATTGTCGGTTATAAAATCTGATAAATTGCCTAATCTAATGTTGAAATTGTCTGACTTGTTGCGCTATAGTTTATATGATACTTCTTCTGTATTTGTGTCTTTAGAAAAAGAAATTAAGTATCTAGAAAATTATATTTCTCTGGAAAAAATTAGATTAGAGAATGTTGAAATAGAAATGTCTATTCAAGGAGCTATTTCAAATAAAAAAATAGCTCCAATGTTGTTGATTGTGTTTGTTGAAAATGCCTTTAAACATTTAGGAGGGAAAGATGAGAGGGTTGAAGTATCTATGATAGTAAATGAGAATAGTTTGCATTTTTCTTGTATGAATACAAAAGAAAATATGCCTTCTGAAAACCTTGAAACTGGAAAAAGTGGTATTGGTTTGAAGAATGCTAAAAAAAGACTAACATTGTTGTATCCGAACAATCATACGTTAACAGTAAAAAATAAAGAAAATAGCTTTTTGGTAGATTTAAAATTGAATTTTTAG
- a CDS encoding serine hydrolase domain-containing protein has protein sequence MNSSKLITLILLLLLQQIASAQQSLTQLTEKYTPYLKELNQDITILTSTKGKTAVANIGKRNFNEHTVFNIGSATKKMTAILILQEAEKGNLKLSDSIGTYLQAIQNVDNSLTIEALLRHRSGLGEIVGRNYTEEYFAKSDSAYNQNILNRIPAGNLEKVGKYQYCNTNYILLGKILEKVADKSYFDLLEERIFQPANMQESYPYLSKSLNNLAPPTHRGKDVSKFLDHRFFSNYAYAAGSVASTLHDMQLFYNHLFEKKTLLSENSLKLLTSFDDANYGLGMIQFKDGYIGHGGNNLGYAYREYYNPQEKKLILCFSNGEIIPFNKILKKELFDYINGKPSTISFSKNITSQFKGALGKYQFDTHGMKMQMEIIEKNNHIYFLTQGAQVILVSKEENKLYNGSFGIELEVNPQKNDELIFRQNGLETTIKRINP, from the coding sequence ATGAATTCTTCAAAACTCATTACTTTAATCTTATTGTTACTATTACAGCAGATTGCTTCTGCACAACAGTCTTTAACTCAATTAACCGAAAAGTATACTCCATACCTAAAAGAGTTAAATCAAGACATTACTATTCTAACAAGTACTAAAGGAAAAACAGCAGTTGCCAACATTGGTAAAAGAAACTTTAATGAACACACTGTTTTTAACATTGGTAGTGCTACCAAAAAAATGACCGCTATTTTAATATTACAAGAAGCTGAAAAAGGAAATTTAAAACTTTCCGATTCCATAGGTACTTATTTACAGGCTATTCAAAATGTAGACAATTCATTAACTATAGAAGCACTATTGCGTCATCGAAGTGGTTTAGGTGAGATTGTTGGTCGTAATTATACAGAAGAGTACTTTGCAAAAAGTGATAGCGCTTATAATCAAAACATTTTAAATAGAATTCCTGCTGGAAACTTAGAAAAAGTAGGCAAGTATCAGTACTGTAACACCAATTATATCTTATTAGGTAAAATACTAGAAAAAGTAGCCGATAAAAGTTACTTCGATTTACTAGAAGAACGTATTTTTCAACCAGCAAATATGCAAGAAAGCTATCCATATCTTTCTAAGAGCTTAAACAACCTTGCTCCTCCTACACATCGAGGTAAAGATGTTTCTAAATTCTTAGATCATCGCTTCTTTTCTAATTATGCCTATGCGGCAGGATCTGTTGCCTCAACCTTACACGATATGCAACTATTTTACAATCATTTATTTGAAAAGAAAACCTTGCTTTCTGAAAACTCTTTAAAGCTCCTAACCTCTTTTGATGATGCTAATTATGGATTGGGAATGATTCAATTTAAGGATGGATATATCGGACATGGAGGAAACAACTTAGGGTATGCCTATAGAGAGTATTACAATCCGCAAGAAAAGAAACTTATACTTTGTTTCTCAAATGGAGAAATTATCCCATTCAATAAAATTTTAAAGAAAGAATTATTTGATTATATAAACGGAAAACCTTCTACCATTAGCTTCAGTAAAAACATTACTTCTCAATTCAAAGGCGCCTTAGGAAAATATCAATTTGATACTCATGGTATGAAAATGCAAATGGAAATCATAGAAAAGAACAACCATATCTATTTCTTAACCCAAGGAGCGCAAGTAATTCTTGTTAGCAAGGAAGAAAACAAATTATACAATGGTTCTTTCGGAATAGAGCTAGAAGTAAACCCTCAAAAAAACGATGAATTAATTTTCAGACAAAATGGATTAGAAACTACTATCAAACGAATTAATCCTTAA
- a CDS encoding ABC transporter ATP-binding protein, with product MTLNIKNVSKKYSRDKFGLKDFSLIIENGILGLLGPNGAGKSTLLKMIATVSKPTNGHIYLDQNNIVKNPNFMRKQLGFLPQDFGVYPNLNAYEFLEYLAALKGVGGNGLKKRITHLLENLNLIDTAQRPIGTYSGGMKQRIGIAQALLNNPEVVIFDEPTVGLDPEERVRFRNLISNLAQNCIVILSSHIVSDIDTIADNVVVMKNGSLISQGNQEDTINLVQNKVFETVISKDFLSQLKNEHLVVSTTRKQENLTVRYISEKPIENSIKRNANLEDAYLYLTKTN from the coding sequence ATGACACTCAATATTAAAAATGTATCTAAAAAATATAGCAGAGATAAATTCGGTTTAAAAGACTTCTCTCTAATTATAGAAAATGGAATTCTAGGATTATTAGGCCCGAATGGTGCAGGTAAATCAACCCTATTAAAAATGATTGCTACCGTTAGTAAACCAACCAATGGACATATATATTTAGATCAAAATAACATTGTTAAAAATCCAAATTTTATGCGAAAACAACTGGGTTTTTTACCACAAGACTTTGGTGTATACCCTAACCTTAATGCCTATGAGTTTTTAGAATATTTAGCGGCATTAAAAGGTGTTGGTGGCAACGGTTTAAAAAAACGTATTACTCACTTACTCGAAAACCTGAATCTAATTGATACAGCACAGAGACCTATTGGTACATATTCAGGCGGAATGAAACAACGTATTGGTATAGCACAAGCTTTATTAAATAATCCGGAAGTAGTCATCTTTGATGAACCAACGGTTGGACTTGATCCTGAAGAACGTGTACGTTTTCGAAATCTCATTTCGAATTTAGCACAAAATTGCATCGTTATTTTATCTTCTCATATCGTATCTGATATTGATACTATTGCCGATAATGTCGTTGTTATGAAAAATGGTTCGTTGATTTCTCAAGGGAATCAAGAAGACACTATCAACTTAGTTCAAAACAAAGTTTTTGAAACGGTTATTAGTAAAGATTTTTTATCGCAACTTAAAAATGAACATTTAGTAGTAAGTACAACTCGAAAACAAGAAAACTTAACTGTTAGATATATTTCTGAAAAACCTATTGAAAACTCAATAAAACGCAATGCAAATTTAGAAGACGCTTATTTATATCTAACCAAAACAAATTAG
- a CDS encoding protein-disulfide reductase DsbD family protein has translation MKRLIVLLLLISNIVSAQILEPVKWNFKAEKINETEFNLIFTANLDQGWAIYSQHIEKGGPVPTEFFFDANDAVELIGNVIESETNKKTSQDPLFDNMTVSKFTKKAVFTQKIKIKDLQTKLIGSVNFMACDAERCIPPSDENFEFTFNNETLDKGAQEETISVNDTEVNQLLYGLSPSEMNPTTTNCNDELASTTNEKKEGKSLWNIFMLGFFGGLIALLTPCVFPMIPLTVSFFTKKGAQSKSSGIYKALLYGFFILAVYLVLSIPFHLMDSINPDILNEISTNVWLNVIFFVIFLFFAFSFFGYYELTLPASWTNKTTQGENIGGILGIFFMALTLAIVSFSCTGPILGSLLAGSLTTDGGAWQLTAGMGGFGVALGLPFALFAMFPNMLNSLPKSGGWLNTVKVVLGFLELALAFKFLSNADLVQHWNILKIEPFLILWIIIFAGLTLYLFGKIKFPHDSPIKKLSFFRISFGVLVLAFTIYLASGFRVNEETKTFTPLTLLSGLAPPVGYSFIYPNDCPNNLECFKDLKTGIEYAKKVNKPILLDFTGYACVNCRKMEEHIWPLAKVDNYLRNDYVLISLYVDDRKTLPENEQVHVNRINGGTRKLESYGHKWANFQTQFFKTNSQPFYVLLSADGKQILNKPVGYTPDEGDYTNFLQCGLDVFKELNNTITQPAIELVPTLESTDQKDLVQ, from the coding sequence ATGAAAAGATTAATTGTATTATTACTGTTAATATCTAACATCGTAAGTGCTCAAATTTTAGAGCCAGTAAAATGGAACTTTAAGGCTGAAAAAATTAATGAAACTGAATTTAATTTAATTTTTACAGCTAATTTAGATCAAGGATGGGCAATATATTCTCAACATATTGAGAAAGGAGGCCCTGTACCAACCGAGTTTTTCTTTGATGCAAATGATGCCGTAGAACTTATCGGAAACGTTATTGAAAGTGAGACCAACAAAAAAACCTCTCAAGACCCACTGTTTGATAACATGACTGTTTCTAAGTTTACAAAGAAAGCCGTGTTTACTCAAAAAATAAAAATCAAAGATTTACAAACAAAACTAATAGGTAGTGTTAATTTTATGGCCTGTGATGCAGAACGATGCATTCCTCCATCGGATGAAAACTTTGAATTCACCTTTAACAATGAAACTTTAGACAAGGGTGCTCAAGAAGAAACTATTAGCGTAAATGATACTGAAGTAAATCAATTACTATATGGTTTATCTCCAAGTGAGATGAATCCAACTACTACAAATTGTAATGACGAACTAGCAAGTACCACAAACGAAAAAAAGGAAGGAAAATCGCTGTGGAATATTTTTATGCTTGGTTTTTTTGGAGGGTTAATAGCCTTGCTTACACCATGCGTATTTCCTATGATTCCTTTGACAGTTAGCTTTTTCACTAAAAAAGGAGCACAAAGCAAAAGCTCTGGAATATACAAAGCTTTGTTATATGGATTTTTCATTTTAGCAGTATACTTAGTACTAAGTATACCTTTCCATTTAATGGATTCTATCAATCCAGATATCTTAAATGAAATATCAACCAACGTATGGTTAAATGTAATTTTCTTTGTCATTTTTCTATTCTTTGCGTTCTCATTCTTTGGATATTACGAATTAACCTTGCCAGCTAGCTGGACGAACAAAACAACGCAAGGAGAAAATATTGGAGGTATTCTAGGAATATTCTTTATGGCCCTAACACTTGCCATTGTATCTTTCTCTTGTACTGGACCAATTTTAGGATCATTATTAGCAGGATCACTAACTACAGATGGTGGTGCATGGCAATTAACTGCCGGAATGGGTGGATTTGGTGTAGCCTTAGGGTTACCTTTTGCCTTATTTGCAATGTTCCCTAATATGCTTAACTCTTTACCTAAATCTGGTGGGTGGTTAAACACAGTAAAAGTAGTATTAGGATTCTTAGAATTAGCATTAGCTTTTAAATTCCTTTCGAATGCAGACTTAGTACAGCACTGGAATATATTAAAGATTGAACCTTTCTTAATTTTATGGATTATCATTTTTGCTGGACTTACTCTTTATTTATTTGGTAAGATTAAATTCCCACATGATTCACCGATTAAAAAATTATCTTTCTTTAGAATTTCTTTTGGAGTATTGGTATTGGCCTTTACCATATATTTAGCCTCTGGATTTAGAGTTAATGAAGAAACAAAAACATTTACTCCTTTAACTTTATTAAGTGGTTTAGCTCCTCCTGTCGGATATAGCTTTATCTATCCAAATGATTGCCCGAACAACTTAGAATGTTTTAAAGACTTGAAAACAGGAATTGAATATGCTAAAAAAGTAAACAAACCTATTTTACTAGATTTCACAGGATATGCTTGTGTAAACTGTAGGAAAATGGAAGAGCATATTTGGCCATTAGCAAAAGTTGACAACTACTTACGAAATGATTATGTATTGATTTCATTATATGTTGATGATAGAAAAACACTTCCAGAAAACGAGCAAGTTCATGTAAATAGGATTAATGGAGGTACAAGAAAACTGGAAAGTTATGGTCATAAATGGGCTAACTTCCAAACACAATTTTTTAAAACAAACTCACAACCTTTTTATGTTTTATTAAGCGCTGATGGAAAACAGATCTTAAATAAACCAGTGGGATATACTCCAGACGAAGGTGACTATACCAACTTTTTACAATGTGGTTTAGATGTGTTTAAAGAATTAAACAATACCATTACACAACCAGCAATAGAACTGGTTCCAACATTAGAATCAACAGATCAAAAAGATCTAGTTCAATAA